The region ATTGGCTTTTTGTACTAACCGAAAACTCCAAAAACCAATGGGTAGCCTATGATCCTGAAGCGGATAGATGGCACCCTCTACCGATTTCTACTGAGGATTTTGCTAGCTGGCATCATTTTGGGTTTTCATGTGTTTGCATTGGTAATCGATTTCTTGTGATCGGTGGATCCTATACGCTCAATGATTCTTCACACCCCAATCAAAAGCCTGTGGTAACCAATCGTGTGTTGCAGTTTGATCCATTTAAGAAAGAGTGGAAAAGCCTGGAAAAAATGCGAACGCCTCGTTCTCATTTTGCTTGCAATGTCATCTGTGGTAAGGTTTATGTTGCTGGGGGCCGCAACTTATCTTGCATTGGAGGGCTTGCTCTTGCTGAGGTTTATGATCCACTTGTAGATAAGTAAGTATCAGCTGCAATCTCCTTTAGAATTCATTAAATGATTCTTGCTGTTATGTTGAAACTTCCAATTGCTTCTTATATATTATACCTGTGTATTTATGCTTCATCTAGTGCTCTATAGATATTGATAATTGTAATGGTCTGTTCAGTCTTTTTACTTTATCTGTTAGGAATTTGAACTTCTTTTTATTAACGAACATGAACTTTGTTATTGTTTTGTCCAAAACACACAAATTGATAATGTGGTAGTGATTTTAGTATGCTGCAAATGTCTTTTTGGTTCCATCTACTGTAATTTTAAGCTTGAAGAGGGCTTCTTGGTATAAGCATTCGTTCTCCTCTATTACACTTTCTTGATGGCGCGTTGGTGTGATGTTGGTGGACACCAGAAGTGCAATACAGTGCCTACGGCAATGGAATGATGAAGTAGAGCTTGGGGACATTGTTGACAGAATCAAACAATAATCTTCATGACACTAGTTTAATTGAGCAAAATGATAACGCTGTACATAATTTTCTAGAATAACTTCGAAACTCTTAAAAGTGTTAAACTCCATTGTTTATTTCTTTACATTTTTCATTTGGTTTCCTTGAACTCTGTTATGCACCAACTTTTTGGTTTATTTTCCCTGCCAGAACATTTAATTATTGGTTGTTGTTTAGAAAATCATGGTCTTGATCTCGTAGCACATTTCTGTTTGTAAACTCTAGATTTCTGTTCCTGAGTGGTGTCATCTTTTACATTTAACTCAAGAGGAATCGACTTTTTTATGACATGTTTATTGTGTTGCACCCAGGATTGTACTTGCAGTTGTCATTTTCTAGAAATCACTTCTTCActcaaaaaatgaaattaatgtCCCCATACTACATGCAAACTCAGCACAAAAGCTTCTCTTGTATTCTTCCTCTTGTGTGAGTTTGTTTGTACATTTATTACATTTGCTGCTATCTTTGCTTTATCTTCACTGCCTTGAGAGTAGTATTTCTAGGTCAAGATAGATCACTTGAAGTCTCAGCTAACAGATAACTgtttataaaatgattttggctatttatatctaaatataGTTATGTTTCTTTGACATTAAAGCTTTCTACCTTCTTCTTTTGTCTCCCTGGTATGTGTACATATGCATGTACATGTCTTTGTATTTTATGAGTAAAATTCTTATTTATGACATAGCATCATTGCAGATGGGAGGAATTGCCACCAATGCCCAACCCGCAGGTGGATTGCTTAGGTTTATCATATAAAGGGATATTTCACGTATTGAGTGACCAGGTAGGGCTATCAGACATCAACACATCCCAAGTATTCGATCCATTAAAAGAAACATGGTGCATGGTGGAGGACATCTGGCCATTCTCAAGGGCAACGCAATTCTCAGTTCAGGTGATGGATGATGGTCGAGTATATACAGTTGCTGATTGGGGTGAAAGCTTGATAAAAACAAGAGATACTGAAAAAGGAGAATGGTATGATGTTGGTGCGGTTCCTGCAGTGATTCTTGAAAACCACCCACGTGCATTGGAGTCGTTTGGTTATGGTTTTGCTAACTTAAGAGGGGAATTATATGTATTGGGTGGAAAGGTTCTAAAGTGGGAAGAGGCAGGAACGGGGAGATTTGATATAGTGAGATTGGGTTTAGTGAGAGTTTGCAATCCAGTAGAGCGACCATTAAATTGGAAGGAAGCTAGAGGAATGTGCCAGCCAGCACGTGGCTCTGTAGTAGGATGTGCGACTTTAGAAGAGTAATTGGTGGACTGTTGCGGAGAAACATAAACAGAAAGCTCTGGCAGTGGAGGACAACATGTTTTATTAGTAGCTAAGGAGCCTGGAAATGCAACAAGAGTAAGGTAATTTGTTTCCAAGTTGCCTTGATCTATATAAATAGCATATGTCTATTGCTGAATGCAATTCTAACTTTTACGAACTCTGTTGGTTGGTAGAGATCAAAATGATTGTATCAGATTCCTAATAAACAGTTATAGGAGATGTCATCTCTTTGAGTTCATATGTTCTTCTTCCATTTCCTTTGTTTATTCTCATTTCTCTATAACATTGCTGGGCTTCTGGGTTATTGATTTCATCTTTTATCATGCTATTCAATATTGCAGTAGAATTGGCCGTTATATGCATACACCTCTTGGGCAAGACGACCAACCGCAGCTGAAAGCTTGTCCTTTGCTTGTTCCAGGATTCGACAGTACTATGATTGTTTTgatcataatattatatttttcttgACAAATGTTGTGCTTAAACTTGGTTCAATGTATTTGATTTGTTCTTGACATATGTATTGTGCTAAGAGTTTTTCATTATCTTGATACAGCacttatgaaaattaatattaccATAGATTCTTCATAAatattatattgaaaataaattattcctCCATCAACTAATAATTAATCTAAGCATCAGACACCATATAATTCTTTATATAAATGTTGATGCTACCATTTATGTCTAATTTTGATCCAATTATAAATGTAATTTCTAGAGACAGACAATTAAATGTGATTGCAGCCTGATTGAACCTTTGCACTACTGATCAATCTTTGCCTTCCGTACTTTGATCAACCTTAGGCCTCGTATTCATAAGGACCTGCAGGTCAAgtgaaacaattaaatatatcacAATTATATGATACCATTGGAATTCTTTTTTCAGAAACCATTTAAGAAAATATAGCCAATTGTGCTTTTGAAAactgtttaaaactttttaaaaactgtgtttttaaaaattgtttgatgtcacttttaaaaaaacatgCTAGAACGGGATTTGAAGTAGGAAATCAAAGCAcaagagtaaaaaagtaaactCTTGACACTCCCTAAAATGATTTTTAACTTggctaatttttataaatatttctgttcttttggtatttttgtaaacatcCCGATACAAATTGACATGAACCTTAATACTTACAAGTATACATCATCCATACCTTTCGAAGCATGGCGTTTTCGTTGATCAAGGTAGAAATTTTTTCATCTAATTTTGAGTTGTGCTCTTGCAATTCCTTGGCCTTCGATTCCAGCTCATTCACGTACACTTTCTTCCTTTCTCTGGCTTGTTGGGCAGACACCCTATTCCTCAGCAACCTGTGCTTACTTAATTACCAAGTAGTTAATTCATCTATCCAAACtttaaaatacttaattaaCCGAATACCT is a window of Mercurialis annua linkage group LG2, ddMerAnnu1.2, whole genome shotgun sequence DNA encoding:
- the LOC126669071 gene encoding F-box/kelch-repeat protein At1g16250, whose amino-acid sequence is MKSEHQPVIPGLPDDLALRCLAKLSHGHHGLLETVSKRWRNLIRSSDYAHYKAREGWCGNWLFVLTENSKNQWVAYDPEADRWHPLPISTEDFASWHHFGFSCVCIGNRFLVIGGSYTLNDSSHPNQKPVVTNRVLQFDPFKKEWKSLEKMRTPRSHFACNVICGKVYVAGGRNLSCIGGLALAEVYDPLVDKWEELPPMPNPQVDCLGLSYKGIFHVLSDQVGLSDINTSQVFDPLKETWCMVEDIWPFSRATQFSVQVMDDGRVYTVADWGESLIKTRDTEKGEWYDVGAVPAVILENHPRALESFGYGFANLRGELYVLGGKVLKWEEAGTGRFDIVRLGLVRVCNPVERPLNWKEARGMCQPARGSVVGCATLEE